In Haematobia irritans isolate KBUSLIRL chromosome 1, ASM5000362v1, whole genome shotgun sequence, a genomic segment contains:
- the LOC142220083 gene encoding arrestin domain-containing protein 17-like, with amino-acid sequence MPSTCEFQLDRQNGVYFAGQPVSGSIVLTTTHEKRIRDISICFLGEAKVRWTEFRRGQKLFGNEISASSNYRAHEVYVDQVATVRNEGIMPAGVYNYKIQFRIPKSCPTSCAGNHGHIRYVLWLVINRLYRPNNVFRRPLTVLRKANLNISPRYKTPVEAEDISAVGCWPWSSGKISYHLKVPFGAYASGQTLKYFLKIENHSMTEIHGYHVEFVQWMTFIAKIPRYNERRIRTVVASQRVRDPCLRLSNRQYEGRLVLPSLPPDTGKCGIIRLKYSLELEIFVNGCHSNNSLSVPIVIGNVPILQSLQIWPRGSSMPPPSTPMANSITTFRSSSLPCAEQENGQDGLPLYEDLLPPTFEEAMALTPTYLDPDDNKNCPFGGFRPLYPMYPDYNEAEELLGFKESRV; translated from the exons ATGCCCTCGACATGTGAATTTCAACTTGACCGCCAAAATGGTGTTTACTTTGCTGGACAACCGGTCAGTGGTTCAATTGTATTGACGACCACCCATGAAAAACGTATACGAG ATATTAGCATATGTTTCCTGGGTGAGGCCAAAGTCCGATGGACTGAATTTAGACGTGGTCAGAAATTATTTGGTAATGAGATATCGGCCAGCAGTAACTATCGAGCCCATGAAGTCTACGTTGATCAAGTAGCCACTGTTCGCAATGAAGGAATTATGCCAGCTGGGGTCTACAACTACAAAATTCAATTCCGTATACCCAAATCCTGTCCTACCTCATGTGCCGGCAATCATGGTCATATACGCTATGTTCTATGGCTGGTAATAAATCGGCTTTATCGACCGAATAATGTATTTCGTAGACCACTGACCGTTCTCAGAAAGGCCAATCTGAATATAAGTCCAAGGTATAAG ACACCTGTGGAAGCCGAAGACATCAGTGCAGTGGGTTGTTGGCCTTGGTCcagtggcaaaatttcttatcactTAAAAGTGCCTTTTGGTGCTTATGCTTCGGGTCAAacgcttaaatattttttaaaaatcgaaaacCATTCAATGACGGAAATTCATGGATATCATGTGGAATTTGTCCAATGGATGACTTTTATAGCGAAAATTCCTCGCTATAATGAACGAAGAATACGAACAGTTGTGGCTAGCCAAAGAGTAAGGGATCCTTGTCTACGTCTCTCCAATCGTCAATATGAAGGGAGACTTGTTCTACCTTCACTGCCTCCAGATACAGGAAAATGTGGAATCATACGCCTCAAATATTCCCTCGAATTGGAGATATTTGTGAATGGATGCCACAGTAATAACAGCTTGTCAGTGCCCATAGTTATAGGTAATGTGCCAATATTACAAAGTTTACAAATATGGCCTAGAGGGTCATCAATGCCACCTCCCAGCACACCCATGGCGAATAGTATCACCACATTTAGATCATCATCTTTGCCTTGTGCAGAGCAAGAAAATGGCCAAGATGGATTACCTTTATATGAGGATTTGC TCCCTCCCACTTTCGAAGAAGCCATGGCTTTAACACCAACCTATTTAGATCCAgatgataataaaaattgccCTTTTGGGGGATTTCGCCCCCTATATCCCATGTATCCAGACTATAATGAAGCAGAGGAATTATTGGGATTTAAAGAATCACGTGTTtag